In Venenivibrio stagnispumantis, one DNA window encodes the following:
- a CDS encoding nucleotidyltransferase family protein translates to MNLQEIKQTLKERMPELKEKYGVKNLYIFGSYVRGEQTPESDIDILVEFEKGRKSFDNYMGLKFYLEDLFGLKVDLVIKEAVRKELQKYIYSEAINV, encoded by the coding sequence ATGAATTTACAAGAAATAAAGCAAACTTTGAAAGAGAGAATGCCGGAGCTAAAAGAAAAATATGGTGTGAAAAATTTATATATTTTTGGTTCTTATGTTAGAGGAGAGCAAACTCCAGAAAGTGATATTGATATTCTTGTAGAGTTTGAGAAAGGGAGAAAAAGTTTTGACAATTATATGGGATTAAAATTTTATTTAGAAGATTTATTTGGTTTGAAAGTTGACCTTGTTATAAAAGAAGCAGTAAGGAAAGAACTTCAAAAGTATATATATTCAGAGGCTATAAATGTCTAA
- the cas5b gene encoding type I-B CRISPR-associated protein Cas5b — MSKKTLIFDIWGEFGHFKKFYTTSSPLTFSIPPPTAIYGILGAILGLSKNDYLKHINGRNTKVAIQILKPIKKTRMTLNLIDTKNSGSFNLIKSRTQIKTEFLKQPAYRLFINIDNDDLFNQLIEKVQNKECYYTVSLGLANLLANFSFINVANAEPLSISNKVDTAILSENIEEIEIKEGKKYFKEKLPTDMNINREPLAYKDVVMELVGNILEGKFKNCYKVGDSIISFL, encoded by the coding sequence ATGTCTAAAAAAACTTTAATATTTGACATTTGGGGAGAATTTGGACATTTTAAAAAATTTTATACTACATCTTCACCACTTACATTTTCTATCCCACCACCAACAGCAATCTATGGAATTTTAGGAGCAATATTAGGGCTATCTAAAAATGATTATCTGAAACATATAAATGGTAGAAACACTAAGGTAGCTATTCAAATTTTAAAACCAATTAAAAAAACAAGAATGACGCTAAACTTGATAGATACAAAAAATTCAGGAAGTTTTAACCTTATAAAATCGCGGACACAGATTAAAACAGAATTTTTAAAACAACCGGCTTATAGATTATTTATAAATATAGATAATGATGATTTATTTAACCAACTGATTGAGAAAGTGCAAAATAAAGAATGTTATTATACCGTTTCCTTAGGACTTGCTAATTTATTGGCAAATTTTTCCTTTATTAATGTAGCTAATGCAGAGCCTTTATCTATTTCAAATAAAGTTGATACAGCTATACTTTCAGAAAATATAGAAGAAATAGAAATCAAAGAAGGTAAAAAATATTTTAAAGAAAAATTACCAACAGATATGAATATAAATAGAGAACCCTTAGCTTATAAAGATGTAGTTATGGAACTTGTAGGTAATATTCTTGAAGGCAAGTTTAAAAATTGTTATAAAGTGGGAGATAGTATAATCTCTTTTCTGTGA